One genomic region from Elusimicrobiota bacterium encodes:
- the rimP gene encoding ribosome maturation factor RimP yields the protein MKEKILEVIKEDIEKEGYEIVEIKTGRFGNRTSIQVFIDRQGGAEKVTLADCEKASGIIGFLLDGSNLNLSNYELEVSSPGLNRPLVSENDFVKNTNKTVMINLTEPFGNIKSYVEGRIISIKKGMVILDTKNGTTTIPIKKIAKAKLKIGRQ from the coding sequence ATGAAAGAAAAAATTCTTGAGGTTATAAAAGAAGATATAGAAAAAGAAGGTTATGAGATTGTTGAGATAAAAACAGGGCGGTTTGGGAACAGAACCAGTATCCAAGTGTTTATAGATAGACAAGGCGGAGCGGAGAAAGTGACTCTTGCTGATTGTGAAAAAGCGAGTGGAATTATTGGATTTCTGTTAGACGGCAGTAACTTAAATCTTTCAAATTACGAGTTAGAAGTTTCTTCACCAGGACTTAATAGGCCGTTAGTTTCTGAAAATGATTTTGTAAAAAATACAAACAAAACAGTTATGATAAATCTAACTGAGCCATTCGGCAATATAAAAAGTTATGTAGAAGGTAGAATAATTTCTATAAAAAAAGGAATGGTAATTCTTGATACTAAAAACGGTACCACCACTATTCCGATAAAAAAAATAGCCAAAGCAAAACTAAAAATAGGGAGACAGTGA